Proteins co-encoded in one Coxiella burnetii genomic window:
- a CDS encoding L-threonylcarbamoyladenylate synthase, translating into MDDYTQSINDAVKCLRQGGVIAYPTEAVYGLGCDPFNHDAVAQLLTIKKRSIKKGFILIASEWKQVEPLTEPIDPKALARVFDTWPGPFTWTFPASKEAPHWITGQHSTIAIRVTAHPLAKLLCQRFAGPLISSSANQEGEPPIRDVKILRLVFGNKIDKILEGPLGPTHRPTPIRDAITGEILRL; encoded by the coding sequence ATGGACGATTATACCCAGTCAATCAACGACGCGGTTAAATGCTTACGCCAAGGCGGAGTAATCGCTTATCCCACAGAAGCCGTTTACGGTTTAGGCTGCGATCCCTTCAATCACGATGCTGTCGCTCAATTACTGACAATTAAGAAACGCTCGATAAAAAAGGGGTTCATTCTCATCGCTTCCGAATGGAAGCAAGTCGAACCGCTCACCGAGCCCATCGACCCTAAAGCGTTGGCGCGGGTGTTCGATACGTGGCCAGGGCCCTTCACCTGGACCTTTCCTGCCAGCAAAGAAGCGCCTCATTGGATAACCGGACAACATTCAACCATCGCTATTCGCGTCACCGCACATCCCCTTGCTAAACTCCTTTGCCAACGATTCGCAGGCCCCTTAATTTCCTCCAGCGCCAACCAAGAAGGGGAGCCTCCCATTCGCGATGTAAAAATTCTTCGCCTGGTATTCGGCAACAAAATCGATAAAATTTTAGAAGGCCCCCTTGGCCCCACCCATCGTCCCACGCCCATACGCGACGCAATAACGGGCGAAATTTTGCGTTTATAA
- a CDS encoding glycosyltransferase family 9 protein has product MGNVIRSIGILRLGALGDICLTVPLVRLLQKHLPQTEIYWIISRPLYSLVEGLSNVKFIVIDKPKTIADYWGCYLQFKSYYFDALLVPQATLRSNILCALTRAKVKYGYGKLHSRDLQRWFVNKTVTAKPEHLVESFLRFAEPFGIFDKEIDWRLPVEESDREWAKSQLASFPGKWVAICPGASKVERNWLSERYAAVVNQLKKQWDFNVVLIGGTSSLEKKMAQEISDQLDAPSLNLVGKSSLKRLTALLDEVDVLLSPDTGPLHIAQAMGTPVVGLYAVAPPEKTGPYFSQRWVVNKYPLAVKTILKKDPAKVSWHERVHSSNAMKLIEVSEVVSKLDELFSELFSKSG; this is encoded by the coding sequence ATGGGTAATGTTATTCGTTCTATTGGAATTTTAAGGTTGGGCGCTCTCGGCGATATTTGTCTTACCGTTCCATTGGTGCGTCTGTTACAAAAACATCTGCCTCAGACTGAAATTTATTGGATTATTAGTCGCCCTCTTTATTCGCTGGTTGAAGGTCTGTCAAACGTTAAATTTATTGTTATTGATAAGCCAAAAACCATTGCCGATTATTGGGGTTGTTACCTTCAATTCAAATCTTATTATTTTGACGCGTTGCTCGTTCCGCAAGCGACTTTGCGTTCTAATATTCTGTGTGCGTTGACTCGAGCGAAAGTTAAGTATGGCTATGGAAAATTACATAGCCGCGATTTACAACGTTGGTTTGTTAATAAAACAGTAACCGCGAAGCCTGAGCATTTAGTTGAAAGTTTTTTGCGATTTGCAGAACCTTTTGGAATCTTTGATAAAGAAATTGATTGGCGGCTGCCGGTAGAGGAAAGCGATCGAGAATGGGCGAAATCCCAATTGGCGTCATTTCCAGGGAAATGGGTCGCGATTTGTCCTGGCGCCAGTAAAGTGGAACGTAATTGGTTGAGTGAACGTTACGCCGCGGTGGTGAACCAATTAAAAAAACAGTGGGATTTTAATGTGGTATTAATAGGGGGAACAAGTTCGTTAGAGAAAAAAATGGCTCAAGAAATCAGTGATCAGCTGGACGCGCCTAGCCTTAATTTAGTGGGAAAAAGTTCGTTGAAACGGTTGACTGCCTTATTGGACGAAGTAGATGTTTTATTGTCTCCAGACACAGGGCCTTTACACATCGCTCAGGCAATGGGGACGCCGGTGGTTGGATTATATGCGGTAGCCCCGCCAGAAAAAACGGGCCCTTATTTTTCTCAACGATGGGTCGTTAATAAATACCCTCTTGCGGTAAAAACAATTTTGAAAAAAGATCCGGCGAAGGTGTCATGGCACGAGCGTGTGCATTCGTCTAACGCGATGAAATTAATTGAAGTAAGTGAAGTGGTTAGTAAGTTAGACGAATTGTTTTCTGAGTTATTTTCTAAGTCTGGTTGA
- the gmhB gene encoding D-glycero-beta-D-manno-heptose 1,7-bisphosphate 7-phosphatase, giving the protein MLDEEKLIILDRDGVINYDSENYIKNPDEWIPIPGSLSAIARLNEVGYQVVIATNQSGVDRGYYSLDMLEAIHEKMRRELAKAGGRVAGIYFCPHAPQANCPCRKPKPGLLHLIAEDFPQKLKGTALVGDSLRDIQAARAAGCLPVLVKTGNGEKTIANGEGLEDVPIFEDLSDFVNHLTRKSL; this is encoded by the coding sequence ATGTTGGATGAAGAAAAATTAATTATTTTAGATCGCGATGGCGTGATTAATTACGATTCGGAAAATTATATTAAAAATCCCGATGAATGGATTCCGATTCCCGGCAGTCTTTCTGCGATTGCCCGTTTGAATGAAGTTGGCTACCAAGTTGTCATTGCTACGAATCAATCAGGCGTTGATCGCGGTTATTATTCGTTGGATATGCTCGAAGCGATTCATGAAAAAATGCGACGAGAATTAGCGAAAGCAGGCGGTCGAGTGGCTGGTATTTATTTTTGTCCCCATGCACCGCAAGCCAATTGCCCCTGTCGCAAACCTAAGCCAGGATTGCTGCATTTGATTGCTGAAGATTTCCCTCAAAAATTAAAGGGAACCGCATTGGTGGGAGACAGCTTGCGGGATATACAAGCCGCGAGAGCAGCGGGGTGTCTGCCCGTTTTGGTAAAAACAGGTAACGGTGAAAAAACGATAGCTAACGGCGAAGGGTTAGAAGACGTACCTATTTTTGAAGACTTAAGTGATTTCGTTAATCATCTCACCCGAAAATCGCTATAA
- the dprA gene encoding DNA-processing protein DprA encodes MQPPFNALLFFAMPNSQLDPEWTTAPNHHILTLDHPSYPTLLKEIPDPPKKLYIMGDPLILNQPQFAIVGSRNPTVTGCEIAQEMAEKLVQAGFHITSGLALGIDAASHRGALKAGGQTIAVLGSGLTNIYPPRHHRLAEQISQKGALVSEFPLTMPPLPTNFPRRNRIIIGLSLGTLVVEATLGSGSLITAKLAAEQNREVFAIPGSIRNPLSQGCHALIKEGAKLVDSIGDIIAELSYEATGASAPIQALDKNEHKLLECIGFEVTSIDQLIARSGFSASIVASLLLRIELQGYIKSRPGGVIRVK; translated from the coding sequence TTGCAACCTCCCTTCAATGCACTATTATTTTTCGCCATGCCAAATTCTCAATTAGACCCAGAATGGACGACAGCGCCGAACCACCATATTTTGACGCTCGATCATCCCTCCTACCCTACTTTATTGAAGGAAATCCCCGATCCGCCCAAAAAGCTCTACATCATGGGTGACCCTTTGATATTAAATCAGCCGCAATTTGCCATCGTCGGCAGCCGTAATCCAACCGTCACCGGCTGCGAAATCGCACAAGAAATGGCAGAGAAACTCGTTCAAGCTGGTTTTCACATCACCAGCGGCCTTGCACTTGGCATCGATGCCGCAAGTCACCGCGGGGCTTTAAAAGCAGGAGGCCAAACCATAGCCGTACTCGGCAGCGGCTTAACTAACATATATCCTCCACGCCACCACCGTCTGGCGGAACAAATTTCCCAAAAAGGCGCCCTCGTCTCAGAATTCCCGCTAACCATGCCGCCACTCCCCACCAACTTCCCTCGCCGCAACCGCATCATCATCGGATTAAGCCTCGGTACGCTCGTGGTGGAAGCTACCCTTGGCTCAGGCTCTCTGATCACCGCGAAATTAGCCGCCGAACAAAACCGGGAAGTTTTCGCCATCCCGGGTTCAATCCGAAACCCTCTTTCTCAGGGATGCCATGCTCTCATCAAAGAGGGCGCTAAACTGGTTGATTCTATAGGGGATATTATTGCAGAATTGAGTTATGAGGCTACGGGCGCTAGCGCCCCGATTCAAGCACTTGATAAGAATGAACACAAACTGTTAGAGTGCATCGGATTTGAGGTCACTTCCATTGATCAACTGATCGCTCGAAGTGGCTTTTCGGCTTCCATCGTAGCTTCGTTATTGTTAAGGATAGAATTGCAAGGCTACATTAAATCAAGACCTGGCGGTGTTATACGAGTGAAGTGA
- a CDS encoding ATP-binding protein, whose product MMMCIVDKFARHVSGTSAFAILCVIIVAHLITMTFYINDSRHARRAADRDAMIQKIINVINLLEATPVEERAKAIAAMNDPDMKASISSKPQFALQFQDISFWQINGALRKQLGAFAVSILLTKDQWLNINATLYTHFLLRQLMFFVFEIVAFGFILILIWSINRFTRPIENFRRAAERLSMDLNTQPVPIDGPSVVQEAARAMNRMQQRIQDLIRNRTQMLAAISHDLRTPITRMKLRAQFLDNSTTRNALVKDLNEMEVMINETLSFARDDFADNAKVNLDLVSLVCSLVESMQDMGYNIQFHSHPQRIKILGRASALKRAFTNLLNNAIRYAKNVNVRIQWRQNRVKVLIEDDGPGIAEKELEQVFEPFYRGEHSRSRDTGGVGLGLAVTRDIISDHNGKVILTNRPNGGLCATVELLSEVH is encoded by the coding sequence ATGATGATGTGCATTGTCGATAAATTTGCGCGCCACGTCAGTGGCACTAGCGCTTTTGCCATTTTATGCGTCATTATTGTTGCGCACCTTATCACCATGACGTTTTATATTAACGATAGCCGTCATGCACGACGCGCAGCCGATCGCGACGCGATGATTCAAAAAATTATTAACGTGATTAATTTATTAGAAGCGACGCCGGTCGAAGAACGCGCGAAAGCGATTGCAGCAATGAATGATCCCGATATGAAAGCGTCCATCTCAAGCAAACCCCAATTTGCCTTGCAATTTCAAGATATTTCTTTTTGGCAAATCAATGGAGCGTTACGCAAGCAATTGGGTGCATTTGCCGTTTCAATTCTGTTAACCAAAGATCAATGGCTGAATATCAATGCCACTTTATACACTCATTTTCTTTTAAGACAGTTAATGTTCTTTGTATTCGAAATCGTCGCTTTTGGTTTTATTCTAATTTTAATCTGGTCCATTAATCGCTTTACCCGTCCGATTGAAAATTTTCGGCGCGCGGCCGAGCGATTAAGCATGGATTTAAATACCCAACCTGTGCCGATTGATGGTCCGTCGGTGGTGCAAGAAGCCGCAAGGGCGATGAATCGGATGCAGCAGCGGATTCAAGATTTAATTCGAAATCGCACGCAAATGCTAGCGGCGATTTCGCATGATTTGCGAACGCCCATCACCCGAATGAAATTACGTGCTCAATTTCTCGATAATTCCACGACGCGCAATGCGTTGGTAAAAGATTTAAATGAAATGGAGGTTATGATTAATGAGACGTTATCTTTTGCTCGGGATGATTTTGCTGATAATGCCAAAGTTAACCTTGATTTAGTCTCCCTCGTTTGTTCGTTGGTTGAATCCATGCAGGACATGGGATACAACATTCAATTCCACAGCCATCCCCAGCGGATTAAAATATTGGGCCGAGCCAGCGCATTAAAACGAGCGTTTACTAATTTATTAAATAATGCTATTCGTTATGCGAAGAATGTCAACGTTCGTATTCAATGGCGGCAGAATCGAGTGAAGGTTCTGATTGAAGACGATGGCCCAGGAATTGCTGAAAAGGAATTAGAGCAGGTGTTTGAACCCTTTTATCGCGGTGAACATTCCCGCTCGCGAGACACGGGAGGTGTTGGGTTAGGTTTGGCGGTTACGCGGGATATTATTTCTGACCACAATGGAAAAGTAATTTTAACGAATCGACCCAATGGTGGTTTGTGCGCGACGGTGGAATTACTTTCAGAGGTTCATTAG
- a CDS encoding DUF494 domain-containing protein, protein MMKDESVLNVLMYLFKNHMQENCTLDLGEKKLLVQLEELGFHRTVIDQALSWLNNLSYSGREPMQLPQKNSFRVFSDYECDLLDTECRRFLITLEQQAILNPHTRELVINQALELSCEGIDVSLLKWVTLMVLFNQSSEKEALASMELLVLDDTVGGIH, encoded by the coding sequence GTGATGAAAGACGAAAGTGTATTAAACGTATTAATGTATTTATTTAAAAACCATATGCAAGAAAATTGCACCCTGGATTTAGGAGAAAAAAAACTTCTGGTCCAATTAGAAGAACTCGGATTCCACCGCACTGTCATCGACCAAGCCCTGAGCTGGCTCAATAACCTCTCCTACTCAGGTCGCGAACCCATGCAACTCCCCCAAAAAAACTCATTTCGTGTTTTCAGCGATTACGAATGCGACCTATTAGATACCGAATGTCGTCGCTTCCTAATCACCTTGGAACAACAGGCAATACTTAACCCTCACACCCGAGAGCTCGTTATCAATCAAGCTCTTGAACTTTCCTGCGAAGGAATTGACGTAAGTCTTCTCAAATGGGTGACCTTAATGGTTCTTTTTAATCAATCCAGTGAGAAAGAAGCCTTAGCCAGCATGGAACTGCTGGTTCTTGACGACACAGTAGGTGGTATACATTAA
- a CDS encoding response regulator, which yields MTGTSHILIVDDDSDIRDLLGKFLRRHGFEASLAKDGSEMQAILLKQAVDLVILDIMMPGDDGLTLCRQMRANSTIPILMLTAISEEVDRILGLEMGADDYLSKPFNPRELLARVRAILRRSQGGGGSLNGIGTNERVIYEFAGWSLDPAERRLKSPDSLEITLSSGEFDLLHALVQRSQQVLSRDKLLDLTKNREAGPFDRSIDIQISRLRHKLEQDPKNPQIIKTIRGGGYVLAAEVVRKQRL from the coding sequence CTTCACACATCCTCATCGTCGATGACGACAGCGATATTCGAGATCTTCTAGGTAAATTTCTCCGCCGCCATGGTTTTGAGGCCAGCTTGGCGAAGGATGGAAGCGAAATGCAGGCCATTCTGCTCAAGCAAGCCGTGGATCTCGTTATTCTTGACATCATGATGCCAGGAGATGATGGTTTAACGCTGTGTCGTCAAATGCGCGCTAATTCGACCATCCCTATTCTTATGCTCACGGCCATTAGTGAAGAGGTGGATCGGATTTTGGGTTTGGAGATGGGAGCGGATGATTATTTAAGCAAGCCTTTTAATCCGCGGGAATTACTGGCGCGAGTCAGGGCGATTTTGCGGCGCAGCCAGGGAGGAGGTGGCTCCCTGAATGGAATCGGGACAAATGAGCGGGTCATTTATGAGTTTGCGGGGTGGTCGTTAGACCCCGCTGAGCGCCGTTTGAAGTCTCCCGACAGCTTAGAAATTACTTTGAGTAGTGGTGAGTTTGATTTATTGCACGCACTGGTGCAACGTTCACAACAAGTGTTAAGCCGCGATAAATTATTGGATTTAACTAAAAATCGCGAAGCGGGGCCGTTTGACCGCAGCATAGATATTCAAATTAGCCGGCTGCGGCACAAGTTGGAACAAGATCCTAAAAATCCCCAAATCATCAAAACCATCCGTGGCGGTGGCTATGTGTTAGCGGCGGAAGTTGTTCGAAAGCAAAGACTATGA
- the fmt gene encoding methionyl-tRNA formyltransferase — protein sequence MSLKIVFAGTPQFAVPTLRALIDSSHRVLAVYTQPDRPSGRGQKIMESPVKEIARQNEIPIIQPFSLRDEVEQEKLIAMNADVMVVVAYGLILPKKALNAFRLGCVNVHASLLPRWRGAAPIQRAILAGDRETGISIMQMNEGLDTGDVLAKSACVISSEDTAADLHDRLSLIGADLLLESLAKLEKGDIKLEKQDEASATYASKIQKQEALIDWRKSAVEIARQVRAFNPTPIAFTYFEGQPMRIWRATVVDEKTDFEPGVLVDADKKGISIAAGSGILRLHQLQLPGKRVCSAGDFINAHGDKLIPGKTVFG from the coding sequence ATGTCGCTTAAAATCGTTTTCGCCGGAACGCCACAATTTGCGGTCCCAACACTTCGCGCGTTGATTGATTCTTCTCATCGTGTCTTAGCCGTATATACGCAGCCGGATCGTCCTTCTGGGCGAGGGCAAAAAATCATGGAAAGTCCCGTTAAGGAAATAGCAAGGCAAAATGAAATACCTATTATCCAGCCTTTTTCGTTGCGGGATGAGGTGGAGCAAGAAAAATTAATTGCAATGAATGCAGACGTAATGGTCGTGGTGGCGTATGGATTGATATTACCTAAGAAGGCATTAAATGCTTTTCGGTTAGGGTGCGTGAATGTTCATGCTTCGCTATTGCCCCGATGGCGCGGTGCGGCACCTATTCAGCGTGCTATTTTAGCGGGCGATCGGGAAACGGGCATTAGTATTATGCAAATGAATGAGGGGTTGGATACTGGCGATGTGCTTGCTAAAAGCGCGTGTGTTATTTCATCCGAAGATACCGCGGCTGATTTACATGACCGTCTTTCATTGATCGGAGCGGATTTGCTGTTGGAGTCGTTGGCTAAATTAGAAAAAGGCGATATTAAATTAGAAAAACAAGATGAAGCGTCAGCTACCTACGCATCGAAAATTCAAAAGCAAGAAGCGTTGATTGATTGGCGAAAATCGGCGGTGGAAATAGCGCGACAAGTGCGCGCATTCAATCCGACGCCCATCGCATTTACTTATTTTGAAGGTCAGCCGATGCGGATTTGGCGAGCGACGGTTGTCGATGAAAAAACGGACTTTGAGCCAGGGGTTTTGGTTGACGCTGACAAGAAGGGTATTTCTATCGCAGCGGGGAGCGGCATTTTGCGGCTCCATCAGTTACAATTACCGGGTAAGCGGGTTTGTTCAGCCGGCGATTTTATTAACGCCCATGGCGATAAATTAATTCCGGGCAAAACCGTTTTTGGTTGA
- the topA gene encoding type I DNA topoisomerase — MVKSLVVVESPAKAKTIEKYLGKDFKVMASYGHVRDLIPKEGAVDPEDHFKMHYQAIERNIRHMDAIAKALKPCHNLYLATDPDREGEAIAWHVKQMLESRNGLKDKKFSRVVFHQITKKAVQHAIENPRDISMDLVNAQQARRALDYLVGFNLSPLLWKKIRPGLSAGRVQSPALRLIVEREIEIENFESQEYWTIHADCHAQQQPFDARLIEFQGEKLEQFSIVNEKQAHETRDAITQAANGKLTVAKVVKRERKRNPAPPFITSTMQQEAARKLGFSASKTMQIAQQLYEGVNLGEEGAMGLITYMRTDSVTLASEALQEIRQLIEEKYGQENVPEQTRIYKTKSKNAQEAHEAIRPTSAFRTPENLKKYLNSDQLKLYTLIWKRTIACQMIEATLHTVAVDLKAPNAIFRANGSTIVKPGFISVYQETFDDKKKEEESDSKMLPPLEEGQTVDVNEIKSEQHFTEPPPRYTEASLVKALEEYDIGRPSTYASIIATLKNRKYVDVDNKRFIATDVGRIVNRFLTHYFTKYVDYGFTAKLEDELDDIARGEKTWIPVLETFWSPFKNLVDVTEKTVKRSDVTQEKIDEKCPKCSAQLSIRLGRRGRFIGCTAYPDCDYTRNLTEIAAEAQAVLEGRQCPECQSNLIIKMGRYGKFIGCSGYPNCKYMEPLEKPKDTNVTCPKCKKGTILQRKSRRGKIFYSCARYPDCDYALWNEPVAEACPKCGWPILSIKTTKSRGTEKVCPQKSCNFIEAYDGDKPSLD, encoded by the coding sequence ATGGTTAAATCTTTAGTCGTGGTCGAATCGCCTGCCAAAGCGAAAACGATAGAAAAATATTTAGGCAAAGACTTTAAAGTCATGGCCTCCTATGGTCACGTGCGCGATCTTATTCCCAAAGAAGGCGCCGTCGATCCCGAGGATCATTTTAAAATGCATTATCAAGCCATTGAGCGAAATATTCGACACATGGATGCCATCGCCAAAGCGCTCAAACCTTGCCATAACTTATATCTCGCCACCGACCCCGATCGCGAAGGAGAGGCCATTGCGTGGCATGTCAAACAAATGCTGGAAAGCCGAAATGGTTTAAAAGACAAAAAATTTTCACGCGTTGTCTTCCATCAAATTACTAAAAAAGCCGTTCAACATGCCATTGAAAATCCGCGCGATATTTCCATGGACCTCGTGAACGCACAACAAGCACGACGCGCATTGGATTATTTAGTCGGTTTTAATCTGTCGCCGTTGCTGTGGAAAAAAATTCGTCCCGGTTTATCTGCCGGGCGCGTGCAAAGTCCCGCGCTTCGTTTGATCGTCGAAAGAGAAATTGAAATTGAAAATTTTGAAAGTCAGGAATATTGGACTATACACGCCGACTGTCACGCGCAACAACAACCTTTTGACGCGCGTTTAATCGAATTTCAAGGTGAAAAGCTCGAACAGTTTTCAATTGTCAATGAAAAACAAGCCCACGAAACACGTGATGCCATTACACAAGCCGCCAACGGAAAATTGACAGTTGCTAAAGTCGTTAAACGCGAACGAAAACGAAATCCAGCGCCCCCTTTTATTACTTCAACCATGCAGCAAGAAGCCGCACGCAAACTCGGTTTTTCTGCTTCAAAAACCATGCAAATCGCTCAACAATTGTATGAAGGCGTTAATCTCGGTGAAGAAGGCGCGATGGGTTTAATCACTTATATGCGAACCGATTCTGTCACGCTTGCATCCGAAGCGTTACAAGAAATTCGTCAATTAATCGAAGAAAAATACGGCCAAGAAAATGTACCCGAACAAACACGGATTTATAAAACCAAATCAAAAAACGCGCAAGAAGCGCACGAAGCTATTCGTCCTACCTCGGCGTTTCGCACTCCCGAAAATTTAAAAAAATATTTAAATAGCGATCAATTAAAACTTTACACATTAATTTGGAAACGAACGATCGCCTGTCAAATGATCGAAGCGACTTTACATACCGTGGCCGTCGATTTAAAGGCTCCCAATGCGATTTTTCGGGCTAACGGTTCAACCATTGTAAAACCGGGATTTATCTCGGTTTATCAAGAAACTTTCGATGACAAGAAAAAAGAAGAAGAAAGCGATAGCAAAATGCTTCCACCGTTGGAAGAAGGTCAAACCGTTGACGTTAATGAAATTAAAAGCGAGCAACATTTCACTGAGCCTCCACCTCGTTACACCGAAGCCAGTTTAGTAAAAGCGCTTGAGGAATACGACATCGGCCGACCTTCTACTTATGCCAGCATTATTGCGACTTTGAAAAACCGTAAATACGTCGATGTGGATAATAAACGTTTTATTGCCACTGATGTTGGCCGCATCGTTAACCGTTTCCTTACGCATTATTTCACTAAATACGTTGATTATGGATTCACCGCTAAATTAGAAGACGAACTCGACGACATTGCCCGCGGCGAAAAAACGTGGATTCCCGTTTTAGAAACCTTTTGGTCACCGTTTAAAAATTTGGTGGACGTCACAGAAAAAACAGTTAAGCGTAGCGATGTGACGCAAGAAAAAATTGATGAAAAATGCCCAAAATGCAGCGCTCAATTATCCATTCGGCTAGGTAGGCGCGGACGTTTTATCGGTTGCACGGCTTATCCCGATTGTGATTATACACGCAACCTCACTGAAATTGCGGCTGAAGCTCAAGCCGTACTCGAAGGGCGCCAATGCCCAGAATGTCAATCCAATTTAATTATAAAAATGGGCCGTTATGGAAAATTTATTGGTTGTAGTGGTTATCCTAATTGCAAATACATGGAACCCTTAGAAAAACCAAAAGACACCAATGTAACTTGTCCAAAATGTAAAAAAGGCACCATCCTACAACGCAAATCTCGTCGCGGCAAAATTTTTTATTCCTGCGCCCGGTACCCCGACTGCGACTACGCTCTTTGGAACGAACCCGTTGCCGAAGCTTGCCCCAAATGCGGCTGGCCTATTTTATCGATAAAAACAACAAAAAGTCGCGGCACAGAAAAAGTATGCCCCCAAAAAAGTTGTAACTTTATAGAGGCATACGATGGAGACAAACCATCACTCGATTAA
- a CDS encoding acylphosphatase, translating to MTQKEKNETCIHVTVSGKVQGVFFRESVRKKAEELQLTGWVKNLSHGDVELVACGERDSIMILTEWLWEGPPQAAVSNVNWEEIVVEDYSDFRVR from the coding sequence ATGACACAGAAGGAAAAGAACGAAACTTGCATTCACGTTACTGTATCAGGCAAAGTGCAAGGTGTATTTTTTCGCGAGAGCGTGCGTAAGAAAGCGGAAGAGCTTCAATTAACAGGATGGGTGAAAAACCTTTCCCACGGAGACGTTGAACTGGTGGCCTGCGGGGAGCGCGATTCCATTATGATTTTGACCGAATGGTTATGGGAGGGTCCTCCACAAGCTGCAGTCAGTAATGTGAATTGGGAAGAAATCGTCGTCGAAGATTATAGCGATTTTCGGGTGAGATGA
- the purE gene encoding 5-(carboxyamino)imidazole ribonucleotide mutase, with amino-acid sequence MNKIFVAILMGSDSDLSTMETAFTELKSLGIPFEAHILSAHRTPKETVEFVENADNRGCAVFIAAAGLAAHLAGTIAAHTLKPVIGVPMAGGSLGGLDALLSTVQMPGGVPVACTAIGKAGAKNAAILAAQIIALQDKSIAQKLVQQRTAKRETLKKADENLQTQL; translated from the coding sequence ATGAACAAAATTTTTGTGGCTATTTTAATGGGCTCCGACAGCGATCTAAGCACCATGGAAACTGCTTTTACTGAATTAAAATCGTTGGGTATTCCGTTTGAAGCTCATATTCTTTCTGCTCATCGCACTCCCAAGGAAACTGTCGAATTTGTAGAAAATGCTGACAACCGCGGCTGCGCCGTCTTCATCGCAGCCGCCGGCCTCGCCGCCCATCTCGCTGGCACCATTGCTGCACATACCCTCAAGCCAGTAATCGGCGTGCCAATGGCCGGTGGCAGTCTTGGCGGATTAGATGCATTATTATCAACAGTACAAATGCCAGGCGGCGTTCCCGTTGCTTGCACAGCGATTGGAAAAGCGGGTGCGAAAAATGCAGCCATCTTAGCAGCGCAAATTATTGCCCTCCAGGATAAAAGCATCGCACAAAAGTTAGTGCAACAACGGACGGCAAAACGTGAAACGCTAAAAAAGGCGGATGAAAATCTACAAACTCAGTTATAA